CAACCCCGCGCCCCCAGCGATGGCTAACTTCAATGATAGTTGGGCCGCCTCCCCCATCTGGACCAAAACCGCAAACATGGAGGGAATCCCGCAAAAGACTGTAATCTTGTCCTCCACCAAGGTTCGCAAAAGCTCTTTAGGTCCAAAGCTGTCCAGGATGTAAATGGTGCTACCCAAGTATAGCGGCAACAGCACGCATACCGTCCAGGCAAAACTATGAAACATGGGGAGAACACAAATAAAGCGATCGTCAGGACCAAGGTCCGACGCCTCATCCAAGGACCGGACGTTGCTCATTAGGTTAAAATGAGTGAGCATAGCCCCCTTAGGTTTTCCGGTAGTGCCAGAGGTATAGAGGAGGGAACAGGTATCATCCTCCTTAACCTTCACCGGTTGAGGTTCCCCGGCTTGGTTTATTGCCGCCAGGGTTTCCTCATTCAATACCACCAGCGATTTGATGCCTAGGCTAGAGGCGTCGGCAGGCAGGGAAACTTTTTGGAGAATGACCGGGTGGATGACCAAGCAGGAAACCCCTGCATCCTGAAGGATAAAGGCAATTTCCGGTAGGGACAGCATTAAATTAATAGGTACTACTATGGCTCCAGCCAAGGCGGCCCCCAGGTAGCTGTAAACAAATTCGGGGCAGTTGGGAGAACAGATGGCTACCCGGTCTCCCGGCTGAACCCCTAAGTGCTGGAAATAGCCAGCAAAGCGGCTCACCTGCTCATCCAGTTCCCCATAGCTGATTACTTGCCCGCGGTAGCTCAAGGCTGGATGCTGCCGGTCTTGGTGGCGGCGGTGGGCTTCAAAGATGCGCAAGGCTAGATTCCTCCAATCTTAAACAGAGTGCCTTTGGGCCTTAGTACCAACGACTAGCCCTAGCTCCTAATTGTAACATCACTGCCATATGCCGACAATAAGTTATTGACAAGCCAGGTTTAACATAGTAAGGTTGCTTTAGATGACTTTACATGTGTAAAGACAGGGGGAGAAGGAAATGGGTGAAGGAAATAACCTGGTTAGGAAACGCCTGGCCTGGGTCCTAGCTTTTTTGGCCCTTATAGTCTCAGCCTATGCCGTACCTTTCTTAGCTTTAGACCAAGTACCTAGATTCTACGGAGCTTTTCTCTACTGGGTCGGCTTTGCCCTCTTAGCCATCATTATGATGTTTCGGGTAATGCGGAGGTGGAATGGATGACGCCCTTTTGGGTTTATTTCACCCTAGTGGCTTATGCTATCTTGGGAACCGTGGTTGCCTACCTATCGCGTCGCAATATCGGCCGGGGCATGACGGAGTTCTTCCTGGCCAACCGCACCATTGGGGGACTGTTGGGGGCCCTGACCTATAGCGCCACTACCTATAGCGCTTTCATGATGATCGGCTTGGCCGGCTATACCTACAAGGGAGGAGTAGGGGCGCTAGGCTTTGAGTTGATTTATCTATCCGGCCTAGTGCTGGCCGTCTTCTTTGGTCCCCGCTTCTGGCTAGCCGGCCAGCGCTACGGTTACATCTCGCCCGCAGAAATGCTAGCCCATCGCTTCCAAAGCCGCTGGGTAGGCATGGCAGCAGCGTTGGCAGCTCTGGTATTTCTCATTCCTTACAGCGCCGTTCAGCTCATGGGCATCGGTTATCTGTTAAACGGTCTGTCCCACGGCGCCATCCCCTACTTGGCCGGGATTCTAATTGCCGGAGCCCTAGCCATCATCTGGGCCTGGATCGCCGGCTTGCGCTCGGTGGCCTGGACTGATGCTTTGCAGTCCATAGTGATGATCATTGCCGCCGCCGGGGTGCTCTTCTATGCTGTCTATCACTTGCTGGGTGGCTGGACAACCTTTACCGCCACTTTAGAACAAGACTACCCCCAGTGGCTCACCGTGCCCGGGCCCGGTTTCTTCAATTTCCAAGCCTTCCTGGGCTTAACCCTGCCCTGGTTCTTCTTCTGCCTCTCTAACCCTCAGGTGAGCCAGCGGCTATTTGCCCCTCCTTCACTAAGGAGCATGCGGGTAATGCTGAGAGGCTTCTTGGTCTTCGGCTTCCTCTATACCTTAATCTCGGTGCTCTGGGGCTTTTCTACCCTAGTCCTTGAGCCAGGCTTAAAATCACCAGATATGGCTACTCCCACTTTGCTGGGCTCGGCCGGCATTCCCCCAGCCCTGGCCCTGATCGCCATGGCCGGAATCATGGCCGCCGCCATCTCTACCATCGATAGCATTCTTTTGACCCTCTCCTCCATGTTCGCCCGAGATGTCTACCGGCCGCTCCGGCCCTCCATCTCCGAAGATCAGGAACTGGCAGTTGGGAAATTTATCATCCCGGTGATTACGGCCGCAGCCCTAGCTTTTGCTTACCTGCGGCTCGACCTGGTCGCCACCCTTTCGGTGGCCGCCTCCACCGGCCTCTTGGTAACCGTGCCGGCCACTTTTGCCGTCTTCTTCTGGAAGCGCGCTACTGCTGCCGGAGCCCTGGCCAGCATTGCCGGCGGGGCGCTGGTCGCCCTTTACCTCCAATTCGGACGCTTGCAACCCTTGGGTATCTGGCCTGGAGTCTGGACTTTGCTAGCCAGTACGGCCTTACTTTTACTAGTGAGCTTCCTTAGTCCACCACCCACCGGCGCCGATGCTTACGTTGAGGGCATTAAGAAAGAACTAGAGGCCAAGCAAGTCCTCTAAACTGAGGTTGGCGGCGCTAGATTGGAGGCTATATGTCTGGAAGCTAGATGGTGGGGTTAAGGGGTTGAACCACCACCGAACAGCCTCCGGCCTCAGGCGGCGCGCCGGGCGCGCCCGGCGCGCCGCCTGTCCCTCCTCTCACTTGGTAGGCTACCATCCGGCCATCGGGAGAGAGGGCCAGATCATAAACGCAGCCCTTTTCCGTTACCACCAACTCCTGTTTGCCCGTGTCAAGAAAGTATTTCATCACCCGTACTTGATCATCCTGGGTGATGGCTACCACCAGGTTGCCATCGGGCAGCCATGCTCCAGCCACCGCCTGATATTTTCCTTCCCCCAATCGCTCTTCCTTTTGGCTTTCCACTTCCAGCAACCACAGCTCTTCCAGCTCCTCGGAACCATAAGGAGTAAGCTTCAAAAGTAGCCGCTTCCCGTCTGGCGACCACCCTTGCGGCCAAACATCGCTGATGCGGGTAATCCTTACCGGCTCGCCCCCTTGCGCCCCAACTTTTAGGACCCAACCAAACCCCTCCCACAGCCCCAAGGAATAGGCTAACCATTTTCCGTCGGGCGACCAGCGCACTTTGCGGGGGACCTGAGCTTGCTCGCTGGAAGCATCCGTCGATGGCACCAGCAACTGAGCCTTCACCGCAAGGGTAGCCCCCGCCTGGGCTCCGGGCTCAATCTGCGCCACCCACAAGCCTCGCAAGTCGCAAAACGCTATTCGGTCCCCTTGCGGCGACCAAGCTATATCGACAGGGCCCGCGCTTAAGCCCTCCACTGCTACTTGGCTTTTCTTGGTCGTCAAGTTGTAGACCATCAAGTTGAGACTAAGGTGCTCGTCTTCAGGAGAACTAGCATCCGGTGAAGGCTGGGGAGAAGCGCCGGTAGCTATCCTTGGGTAGGCTAAATAGCAACCGTCGGGCGAGGCTGCCAAGGCCGAATCACCGTTGTTTTCGTCCAAGACTACTGCCTGACCGGTGACCAGGTCTAGCAGTTTCAGCTGGCTTTTACCGGCAAAGATATCCTGAACTGTGTACGCCACCTGGTAATTGTTCAACCATACGATTTCCCCTGGTTCCCCCTTTTCCGCTACTACCACCCGACTCGCTGGAACCCGCCGCCCATTGGCACCGTCGTCAGTTTCGGAGCTGGAAGAGTCCCCGGCTAGCCGGGAACAACTGCTGGCAACCAAGCTCAGAAGAACCAAGAGGCTAATCAGTGTGAGCAGCTTCCCAAACTTTTTCCCAACCATCCCTTTACCTACGCCAGCCTTTCCGTGACAATTTAGGTTTGATAGATTCGCACTAATAGATAAGACGGCTGGGTCTTGGAAAAAGTTCCCAAGTGTTCTAATGTTGCCCCATCTTCGCTAGCGATGATCGGCCCCTCCAGTAGTAATCGTCTTTAGTCCCTTTCCCGATTACGCCAGCGGAGAATGGTTCGGCCCTGCAAGGAAAGTGCGCTGGGCCAAAACCTGGGGTGAAGTTCTCGGCCTCCTAGAGGATCGGCATGGAGAAAAGGCTAGGGTAGGAGTATTCACTG
This is a stretch of genomic DNA from Clostridia bacterium. It encodes these proteins:
- a CDS encoding PD40 domain-containing protein encodes the protein MVGKKFGKLLTLISLLVLLSLVASSCSRLAGDSSSSETDDGANGRRVPASRVVVAEKGEPGEIVWLNNYQVAYTVQDIFAGKSQLKLLDLVTGQAVVLDENNGDSALAASPDGCYLAYPRIATGASPQPSPDASSPEDEHLSLNLMVYNLTTKKSQVAVEGLSAGPVDIAWSPQGDRIAFCDLRGLWVAQIEPGAQAGATLAVKAQLLVPSTDASSEQAQVPRKVRWSPDGKWLAYSLGLWEGFGWVLKVGAQGGEPVRITRISDVWPQGWSPDGKRLLLKLTPYGSEELEELWLLEVESQKEERLGEGKYQAVAGAWLPDGNLVVAITQDDQVRVMKYFLDTGKQELVVTEKGCVYDLALSPDGRMVAYQVRGGTGGAPGAPGAPPEAGGCSVVVQPLNPTI
- a CDS encoding long-chain fatty acid--CoA ligase; its protein translation is MRIFEAHRRHQDRQHPALSYRGQVISYGELDEQVSRFAGYFQHLGVQPGDRVAICSPNCPEFVYSYLGAALAGAIVVPINLMLSLPEIAFILQDAGVSCLVIHPVILQKVSLPADASSLGIKSLVVLNEETLAAINQAGEPQPVKVKEDDTCSLLYTSGTTGKPKGAMLTHFNLMSNVRSLDEASDLGPDDRFICVLPMFHSFAWTVCVLLPLYLGSTIYILDSFGPKELLRTLVEDKITVFCGIPSMFAVLVQMGEAAQLSLKLAIAGGAGLPAEVQKGFEAKFSFPLIEGYGLSEASPVCCLNPLAPEAVRKPGSIGIPLPGVKMRLVDDEDRDVPRGEVGEIVVQGPNVMKGYWNLPEATAETLRNGWLHTGDLGRQDEDGYFYVVDRKKDMIICAGFNVYPREVEEVLLTHPQVVEAAVVGVGDPLKGETIKAFVVLEEQAQLDGRALQEFLKDRIASYKIPRLWEFVSELPKGATGKVLKKLLKEAR
- a CDS encoding sodium:solute symporter family protein encodes the protein MTPFWVYFTLVAYAILGTVVAYLSRRNIGRGMTEFFLANRTIGGLLGALTYSATTYSAFMMIGLAGYTYKGGVGALGFELIYLSGLVLAVFFGPRFWLAGQRYGYISPAEMLAHRFQSRWVGMAAALAALVFLIPYSAVQLMGIGYLLNGLSHGAIPYLAGILIAGALAIIWAWIAGLRSVAWTDALQSIVMIIAAAGVLFYAVYHLLGGWTTFTATLEQDYPQWLTVPGPGFFNFQAFLGLTLPWFFFCLSNPQVSQRLFAPPSLRSMRVMLRGFLVFGFLYTLISVLWGFSTLVLEPGLKSPDMATPTLLGSAGIPPALALIAMAGIMAAAISTIDSILLTLSSMFARDVYRPLRPSISEDQELAVGKFIIPVITAAALAFAYLRLDLVATLSVAASTGLLVTVPATFAVFFWKRATAAGALASIAGGALVALYLQFGRLQPLGIWPGVWTLLASTALLLLVSFLSPPPTGADAYVEGIKKELEAKQVL